The window TCCACAGGAATCTCCCATCCAAACACTCCAATATTCTCTTTAATCCTTTCTTTGTGGGTTGATTTTGGAATGGCACTGGTTCCCCTTTGCAGAGCCCACTTCACAAGAATTTGACCTGGAGTTTTGTTCAGCTTCTTTGCTATCCTTTCAACTGTCTCATTGTGTATTAAGTCTCTACCTCCTTCTGAGGACCCCAGAGGCGAATAAGCCTACAAGATACACCAGTTCTATTTTCCTTCATACCCTaaaccataaattttaattgatggGGATGGTCATGTAATATGCAAAGCTTACAGTGACATGGATGCCATTTTTCTTACAAGCCTCCAGCATTTTATCATTTCTCCATCCCGGGTGCATTTCCATCTCAACAAAGAAGACAATAATAGACGATATTAAAGTTAGTTAAGATAAACTGTCCAATATAATATATGGGGTCTGATTCACGCTCTAACCTGGCAAACGGACGGCATTGTTTGGGCAAAACTGAGCAAGTTGTCCAACTTCTTTAAGGTAAAATTGCTAATTCCGATGTCCCTAACAAGATTTTCCTTCACAAGCTTCTCCATTTCTCTCCAAACTCCTTCCATGTCCAAGTCCAAAACTTCCCCTTCTTTGGGAGGCCTGCTGGCTCCTTCTTTAAGATGAAAAGGCCAGTGAATCTGGATGtacaaatattcaattttacatattaaaaatgaacttTAGTCGATATCAACTAAATTGGGGTGGTCTTTAAAATACCAAGAGAAGATCGAGGTAGTCAACTTGGAGCTCTTGAAGAGCATTGTTTAATCCGATTCTAACTCTATTTGGGGATAAGTCAGAGCACCTAAAAAATTGCAAGCAGACAGGGACCGGTAATATGAACCAAgttaaaaccttttaattattcattgaCATTGACATTCATTAATCGATTCAATTTGCAAACTTTGTTTACCAAAGTTTAGTGGTGACGAAAATGTCTTCCCTTCGGATTCCTGTCTTTATTGCCGCTTGTAGACCAAAACCTACCTGCAAGAATTTTACACAAGTGCAAAGTCTTGCTATCAAATTGGTGAAAACTAACATACAgaatggagagagagagatagaaagAATGCCTCTTCATGAACTCCATATTCTGCAGCAGTATCGATGTGCCTATAACCAGCCTGTCGGCAATGTTAAGACACGTGAAATCAGCAAAAACGATAATGAACCAGCAAACGTGAAAGCTCTACTTTTGACATGAAATACCTCAACAAGAGCATTGAACACAGATTCATTGGCTCGAGAGCCAGATCTCCAAGTGCCTAATCCAACGGCTGGTATTCTATGTCCACTCACTAGCGTAAAATAACGCTCAGCATCTTGAACCTGCGATGTCACAACAGCCTGTGCCATTTTTCcacaatatttcttttctccgATGCAGATTGACAGGAAAAAATGCACCGAGAAGAACTAGACATAGGCAGTGAAATGAATGGGGTGTGTGCATGTTAGACACGTTTTTGGTAAAAAGGTTGTTCGTGGCAATTGTTGGAGATGCTTAGTGGATTGAGCCTAAAAATGGCCATTAAGAATTTCGGATTTTCTACACGTGTAAAGATAATGCTTAAAGTTCTCAAGGGTGACGAAGCTTAACgattgtttgattattttagttgCATTCTTCACTAGGAAATAACCAAATCTTTACGCAGTTTCCATACCATTCTTAAATAAGGTAACTTGTGATCAATAATCAACATGGGACACGAAAATCTAAAGCCGCTAATATTGCAAAATGAGCAAAAGAATTTCAACTTACATTGTATGGTTATATGAACTACTACAAAACTAGTGGTACAAATAGCACTGCTTAAACAAAGGGCGTAATAGCCCAAATGTGCATCCTACAGTAAACGCATCGTCCCCGATGATAGAAAGTCGAATTTCCCACCAACCACTACCATGTTGTTTTTGCTTTCGATTACGGGGCTTCATACTTAAACAGAGAAGAATTATTGATGCATGCGTGAAGAAGCAAACATGGTCTTGCAGGTAAATTTTGATTCCCAGCTGTCTGAATCCTGTAAACGAACACCCGTGTAGAGACTGACTCACCACCATTGATGAACAAGAACTCCACTTCGCCTCAAGGAAGCAAACAAATCTAAGCATTGGCCATAagttttatcatattttgCACTTCTCTCGCCTGGGCAACATCTCTGCCACCGATTGTAATGACACTCGAGAAATAACTCATCTATCAAGCAAATAGCACCAGTCTTGAACAATCTTGGGATCAAATCGAATTCAGTTCCTTCCACATCCATCTTCATCACTACAAAATCCTTCTCAGTTACAGTATTTTTCAACCAGTCAGCAAAATCAAAGCCCTGAATCTCATCCACTTCGCCGTCGAAAGCCCTCGTTGATGATACCACCGGTCGAATCCTACCCATTCCCCTCCCCTTATCTTGGACCTTCTGACCTGGGTCTCTGTTAATTTCAAACGTCAAAGTTTCATTCCTTACCCAAGCTGCGTATGGCAAAAGCTCGACCCCCTTCTTTGAACTATACTGTTCGTGAAAAATTTTGTCAGCTTCAATGGCGTAAACGTCGAAGGTTTTGTTCTGTTTCGGATACTGCTTCTTGAACCAACTTCCTATGCTAGAGCCGTAACTCCTTGCTCCAACATCAACGTAAACGTACCTCTGCTTGAAGCTTACATCAGCCATTGATGGAAGATATCTTATCTTTTGAATATTCCGTTTCAATGTAATCCATGGCTTCAGTGGCTCCTCTAAGATCAATGGCTCGGCCTTTCGTATCAATTCTTCCTTGAATCCGGGAATAGAACACTTGCCATCAGACTTCGGTTGATGCGTTAGCACATCATCATGACCAAAAATGTCATCGCTCCCCTTCGTCAGAACAATCTGGCGAAGGAAAGGCATAGAAGAATCGGGGCCATTTATATCCTGCGACGTAACTATTTTGCAGCAATTAAACAAAGCAATGAATGAGTGAAAACTGTACGTATCTTTAGCTCTAATCTGGACAACAGCAAACCCTTCGGGTTTCAGCGTCCGAGCAATTTCTCTAGCAAAATCCCCCGGCCGGGAAGACTGATCAAGGCGACCAACgcccaaaaaaataaaatcaaaagtatCGTCATCGAACGGGATCTCGTGTCCTTGGCCCTTTATCACGAGAGGCTTAGAGGCCTTCTTGAATATTCCAATCGAATCCGAAACCCCAATCTGTTTCAAGGAAAATACATCCTGCCCGTTGGGGGTTTCCACACACAAAGATTTCGATTTATGAGAAAGAAACCCCACAGAGAGAAGATcttgaaagattgaagaataAAAGTGAACGGCCTTGATCCAATCTTTCGTAGTATAAAGATCACGACGCAACAGTTCTTCAGCTGTGGGAGCTGCCCCATCGATGATCGCCGATGCTCTGGGATGTAAACCAGAGGCTCGATAGTTGGAAATTTTAGGGGAGAAACAGAAATTGCCAGTGATACAAGACTGACCAGTGGTAATGACGACGTAAGAAAAATGAGCAACTAATAGAAATACAGGAATAAGGAGAGCCCTAAAAAAATTCCTCAGAGATAGAAAGGTTCGCATGGCGGAAGCCGTCACCTTAGTAGGACTTGCTAGAGAATCAAGGCTTCAAAATACACAATTACAACccagaaaaaagaagaaagcgTATGAAAAATTATCGAGAACAAAATCGAGCAGAAGTATGGTTGGCTCCGATCAAGACATTAGCAGGTCGAAAATATAGAGAGAAATTAGGGTTAAAGTGAAAAGTCATGGGAGGAGGAAGTTGAGATTGTAGCATTGGGAGAGAGAGTTTTGTTGTAAGAGAGAATT of the Cucumis sativus cultivar 9930 chromosome 3, Cucumber_9930_V3, whole genome shotgun sequence genome contains:
- the LOC101204929 gene encoding aldose reductase, producing MAQAVVTSQVQDAERYFTLVSGHRIPAVGLGTWRSGSRANESVFNALVEAGYRHIDTAAEYGVHEEVGFGLQAAIKTGIRREDIFVTTKLWCSDLSPNRVRIGLNNALQELQVDYLDLLLIHWPFHLKEGASRPPKEGEVLDLDMEGVWREMEKLVKENLVRDIGISNFTLKKLDNLLSFAQTMPSVCQMEMHPGWRNDKMLEACKKNGIHVTAYSPLGSSEGGRDLIHNETVERIAKKLNKTPGQILVKWALQRGTSAIPKSTHKERIKENIGVFGWEIPVEDFQALCRIPTQKRVLSGEELFVNKEAGPLRSVADVWDHED
- the LOC101205174 gene encoding uncharacterized protein LOC101205174; protein product: MRTFLSLRNFFRALLIPVFLLVAHFSYVVITTGQSCITGNFCFSPKISNYRASGLHPRASAIIDGAAPTAEELLRRDLYTTKDWIKAVHFYSSIFQDLLSVGFLSHKSKSLCVETPNGQDVFSLKQIGVSDSIGIFKKASKPLVIKGQGHEIPFDDDTFDFIFLGVGRLDQSSRPGDFAREIARTLKPEGFAVVQIRAKDTYSFHSFIALFNCCKIVTSQDINGPDSSMPFLRQIVLTKGSDDIFGHDDVLTHQPKSDGKCSIPGFKEELIRKAEPLILEEPLKPWITLKRNIQKIRYLPSMADVSFKQRYVYVDVGARSYGSSIGSWFKKQYPKQNKTFDVYAIEADKIFHEQYSSKKGVELLPYAAWVRNETLTFEINRDPGQKVQDKGRGMGRIRPVVSSTRAFDGEVDEIQGFDFADWLKNTVTEKDFVVMKMDVEGTEFDLIPRLFKTGAICLIDELFLECHYNRWQRCCPGERSAKYDKTYGQCLDLFASLRRSGVLVHQWW